The following nucleotide sequence is from Gadus macrocephalus chromosome 18, ASM3116895v1.
caAAACCAATAATAAAAGAAGATAAAAAGTTGAGTGCACACACAAAACTGTGATACTGAAAGAAGCAATTTGAGTTGATAACCTTGCCACAAACATATTAGGCTAGTCCCAGAAGGTAGGTTCATCATATTAAAAGGAGACACATATGTACGTACATACATATGGTTATGTCCATAATTCTGTCCAAACCTCTGTTTACTATTTACTCATGTAAAATATGCGATGCTAGAGTGTAaatgtgtatgagtgagtgctgggatattaaatatttttttgttttgtatggcAAACGGattaaaataagtaaaatacatTCTGACAATTTGACCCTTGCATTGAAACACTTTTGACCATGCCGGTTTAAGTATTGTATTGCCATCACATCAATCTTTCCTTCATTGTTTTTGCTTCACCTTGTGGTGGATGATTGAAATGTAGTGGTGGAGAACAACAACGGCGATCTCGTGTCATTCCACATTATTATTAACCTGACCTACAATTTGTTGTTATGATGCAACAGTAAACAGGAAGTAATCATGAGTGCACGACTGGTGGCAACTAGTACTGGCGCTATTGTTCACTGCCTCTTGCTGTctgggatagggttagggttaacttcTAGCACTGGTGCTGGCCCCTCACTGCCTCTTGCTGTCCAGGAAAGGGTTAGGGTGAGCTACTAGTACTGGTGCTACCTCCTCACTGCCTCTTGCTGTCCAGGATTGCCCTCCAGTCGTCCGCCCAGGAGAGGAGGCGGCGCTGGTCGGGGCTCAGGGCGTGGTGCTTGTTGTGGCAGGCGGTGAACAGGACGTGTTCCCACACCGGCCCCGTCTCCACACCTGTTGGGAGCAGGAAGGCATTTTTTGAGGAGTGTATTAATAGCCAGACTGTAAATATGGCTCACCTTTGTCCTGCTATGAATCACCCTCCCTGCCAAACATCTGTCTTTACCCGCCCGCGACTCATGAGGAGATGATCCATTTGTGCATTCAGCTTCATCctgttctcatcctcctccctgccAGACCTTAGTTTCCAACCCAAATGGGGTGGGAAGAAAAGTATCGCAGCCCAACGACCGATCCccgacagacccccccccccccccccagcaaaccagctcaaaaacaaacaaaactttacattgtacAATTAAAGCAGAAATGTAATCAaggtgtgtaagagcatttgaaATTGACATTAAAACAACCGACGTggcacaaatacaaagaaattaAGATGTACGGTCAACCTCAATAAACTCGCTAGCCAAGAGTGGTagaaatgtaaatgcaaaaatGAACATGCGTATTGACAATATACACACTCACCAACGATGTCTGGCCTGTCGTCGATCAGCAGATCTGCGGCCACAACAGTTTTGTCTGTGGTAAGGATGACATGCTCCAGAAAGTCTGGGCCTAAATGCCTCTCCACCCACGCGTACTGGATGGGACGGACGGGGACACACACCACATttatatgtttatgtatgtatgtttttttctaaataatttGCTACAGCAGTAACCTACCTAGCTACTCAACAACCTATAAATTAGATATATTTTAAGGGTTGTAGGTATTGAAACTTTAGTGACATTATTCTTAGAGCTTACCTTCTCGTATGGGCAGTGATGGTAATGTTTAATGGGACTGGTGCATAGAAAGACATCTGTGCTGGGGAGAAAAATGGGAGCAAACAAGATTCGTTattaaaattaaatatattattaaaagTATTATCATTATTGTTGTTGACAACAATGTCAGCAGTGTAATTTCCTTCATAGAGACCATCCTAAAAGATTCCTGCCGGAATTTGACAAATAAATGTGTCTAAGGTGTATACTATTATTGATAGGATAAGGATATATAATTCTTTAATAAATATCAAAGCCTATATAGATAGAAAGCTATAGCAACCTAATTTGAGGTCATCATGAGGACCTCCTGGCACGGAAAAGTGCTTTAAGAATATatcaacacaaaaataaaaggaGGCAAAACAAGTCTGGCTTGTTTTGAGTAAAACGTCACGGGGTCAGAGAGCAACAATCTATGTGTCGGTAGGGAGGGGTCATAGACTGTATAGGCGATTTACAAGGTGAAATGCATAGCAGTGTCAAAGGCCACATGGGTCTCCAGCAGTCCTGCCCTACAGGggctgtttcccccccccccccccttgtcccTATCTTAAGAATGACCATTCCCCCCAAGCCTGACCGGATACCATCCCCacacaaagaaaactaaaactaTATGCAAACTGCTTTTACTTACTTTGTAATATTAACATTTATGTTCACATTTTGAATAACTTCGTTAGACATATAGGTAAAGCCAATCTTTTACGACATGTTCACTTGGATGTTACCTTCTAGGGTGTTGAATCCAAGCTcttggttcaaaccccaatgtccacagtctactcAACTGTATTGGCAACTATTTAGGCAAGCAGCCCAGCTCCTATACTGCCTATTTATAGCATGCATCTACAACATTGTGTGCATGTTGCTTTGGAGGAAAGTCTGAACATAATAATGACTATAATACTGTACATATATAGGCTGCGCATGACCTACTTCTCCATCTTGGCCATCTCCTTGACAGCCCCCAGCCCACCAGGCAGCGGGTCCAGCTCTATGAAGAAGTCCTTGGACTCCCAGATACTAATGGCCTTCTCCTATAAAACACATTCTTATCAACCACAAGTGTACTATGGACCCTCAGAGGAAGTAACCGGATGTGCTCGAATACATACATGAGTATAAATATTGTAAGCAGGCCTATTAATAATGCATTTGATCGCGTGGACTAACATTTGACACAATACTTATTGACATTACAAAAAGCTTTCCCCAAGCCAATTTACGACATATCCAATGGTATTTAGGTTTAACCGGTAAGGGGCTGTCATGGTGACTTACACACAGGTCACTCCTCAGTTGTCCGTATTGCGACGAAACCCAAAAGCCCCGTCGGTCCTCTAACGTGATGTAGGGCTCGTCGGGGTACTTGGCGCGGTACTTCTTCAGGAAGCCCCCCTCGAAGTCCGCCAACACCCCGTCCATGTCAACAAGAACGCGCAGTCTCTTACCACCAGATGAGCTCGACGACATGTTTGCGGAAATCCACTTGAACGGATTATTGCTAAGGAGTGACAGCGTCCGCCTGCCAAGCGCTATCCGCTGCACAGTGAGAAGAGCTGGCATTGTTGTGCACAGTTTTCTCGTTCGGTATCTAGCAATTTACCAAACCAGTAAACCCTCTGACTGGGATGCAAGGCTGGATGCAAAACAGTATTGCACCACAATTGTGGTGCAAGATGAACAAAATGTCTGGATTGCGTTATTATTTGTGGTGGCATTCCACACAGTCTAGTACCAATACTGCTTTCTGGACGTAGGGCTGTTGTGGTCCCCCCGTTCGCTGGGAGGCTAGCAGGTTATTGAGCTGCAGGTCAAGAAGGCTTTGCCCCATTTCACATTGGGCATGGACTTCGCTTCtaagaaaaaaaagtaaaagaaaaattgTATAACTCTAATGCAAAGTCCCTTGCTCAGATTTAACTAACCATGTACACGTGTGATACAATGCGACTGGATAGTGTATTACGTAGTACAACCAGAGCCGGATAAAGGGAACTCCACATAAGGACAAATTGTACAATCCGGTTGAAGTGAAGACGTTGTAGCTAAACGAGATCATTGACCCTTTCGAGACCTCAACCATCGCGGGGTCTGAAAATACATCCGGAGCAGGCTGATCATCTCGGTCGTACACTGGTCGTACACTATCTTTGGAATCCCACCACTCCTTCGTCACTTCCggtgtgttttat
It contains:
- the LOC132446687 gene encoding 5'(3')-deoxyribonucleotidase, mitochondrial-like; translation: MPALLTVQRIALGRRTLSLLSNNPFKWISANMSSSSSGGKRLRVLVDMDGVLADFEGGFLKKYRAKYPDEPYITLEDRRGFWVSSQYGQLRSDLCEKAISIWESKDFFIELDPLPGGLGAVKEMAKMENTDVFLCTSPIKHYHHCPYEKYAWVERHLGPDFLEHVILTTDKTVVAADLLIDDRPDIVGVETGPVWEHVLFTACHNKHHALSPDQRRLLSWADDWRAILDSKRQ